A genomic region of Staphylococcus roterodami contains the following coding sequences:
- a CDS encoding TIGR01212 family radical SAM protein (This family includes YhcC from E. coli K-12, an uncharacterized radical SAM protein.) — protein sequence MGNHFQYAFENKRYHTWNYHLKNKFGQKIFKVALDGGFDCPNRDGTVAHGGCTFCSAAGSGDFAGNRADSIAVQFKEIKEKMHEKWHEGKYIAYFQAFTNTHAPVEVLKEKFEPVLKEPGVVGLSIGTRPDCLPDDVVEYLADLNKRTYLWVELGLQTIHQSTSDLINRAHDMQTYYDGVAKLRKHNINVCTHIINGLPGEDYEMMMATAKEVAQMDVQGIKIHLLHLLKGTPMVKQYDKGLLTFMTQEEYTNLVVDQLEVIPPEMIVHRITGDGPIDIMVGPMWSVNKWEVLNGIDAELARRNSHQGLRYKSKVNQ from the coding sequence ATGGGCAATCATTTCCAATATGCATTTGAAAACAAACGCTATCACACATGGAATTACCATTTAAAAAATAAATTCGGACAAAAAATATTTAAAGTTGCGTTGGATGGCGGTTTTGACTGTCCAAACCGTGACGGTACTGTCGCACATGGTGGCTGTACATTCTGTTCTGCTGCTGGTAGTGGAGACTTTGCAGGCAATAGAGCAGATTCAATTGCAGTACAATTTAAAGAAATTAAAGAAAAAATGCATGAAAAGTGGCACGAAGGAAAGTATATCGCTTATTTTCAGGCTTTCACAAATACGCATGCACCTGTAGAAGTATTAAAAGAAAAATTTGAACCTGTACTTAAAGAACCTGGCGTAGTAGGATTATCAATTGGTACACGTCCAGATTGTTTACCTGATGATGTGGTAGAATACTTAGCTGACTTAAACAAGAGAACATATTTATGGGTTGAATTAGGATTACAAACCATTCACCAATCAACATCTGATTTAATTAATCGCGCTCATGATATGCAAACATATTATGATGGTGTTGCAAAATTACGTAAACATAACATCAACGTTTGTACTCATATTATTAATGGGTTACCGGGTGAAGACTACGAAATGATGATGGCGACTGCTAAAGAAGTCGCACAGATGGACGTACAAGGTATTAAAATTCACTTATTACATTTATTAAAAGGAACTCCAATGGTAAAACAATATGACAAAGGTTTATTAACTTTTATGACACAAGAAGAATATACAAACCTTGTTGTAGATCAATTAGAAGTGATTCCACCTGAAATGATTGTTCACAGAATTACTGGAGATGGTCCAATTGACATTATGGTAGGTCCTATGTGGAGTGTCAACAAATGGGAAGTTTTAAATGGTATTGACGCTGAATTAGCACGCAGAAATTCCCATCAAGGATTGCGTTATAAGTCTAAGGTGAACCAATGA
- a CDS encoding rhodanese-like domain-containing protein — MKSITTDELKKKLLQSNPVQIVDVRTDEETAMGYIPNAKLIPMDTIPENLNTFNDKETYYIVCAGGVRSAKVVEYLEANGIEAVNVEGGMHAWGDEGLENSNI; from the coding sequence ATGAAGTCAATTACAACTGATGAATTAAAAAAGAAACTCTTGCAATCTAATCCTGTTCAAATAGTAGATGTACGAACAGATGAAGAAACTGCGATGGGGTATATTCCCAATGCAAAGTTAATACCTATGGATACCATTCCTGAAAATCTAAATACATTTAACGATAAAGAAACATACTATATCGTATGTGCTGGTGGCGTAAGAAGTGCCAAAGTTGTTGAATATTTAGAAGCAAATGGTATTGAAGCAGTAAATGTTGAAGGTGGCATGCATGCTTGGGGCGATGAAGGGTTAGAAAATAGTAATATATAA
- the ribB gene encoding 3,4-dihydroxy-2-butanone-4-phosphate synthase produces MQFDNIESALVALKNGETIIVVDDENRENEGDLVAVTEWMDDQTINFMAKEGRGLICAPMSKDIAERLELVQMVEENSDVYGTQFTVSVDHIDTTTGISAFERTLTAKKLIDPSSIASDFNRPGHLFPLVAKDKGVLARNGHTEAAVDLARLTGAKPAGVICEIMNDDGTMAKGQDLQLFKEKHQLKMITIEDLVEYRQKLEPEIEFKAKVKMPTDFGTFDMYGFKATYTDEEIVVLSKGTIRQHENVRLHSACLTGDIFHSQRCDCGAQLEASMKYINDNGGMIIYLPQEGRGIGLLNKLRAYELIEQGYDTVTANLALGFDEDLRDYHIAAQILKYFKIEQISLLSNNPSKFEGLKQYGINIAERIEVIVPETVHNHDYMETKKLKMGHLI; encoded by the coding sequence ATGCAATTCGATAATATAGAGAGTGCTTTAGTAGCTCTAAAAAATGGTGAAACAATTATCGTGGTTGATGACGAAAATCGTGAAAATGAAGGTGACTTAGTTGCAGTTACTGAATGGATGGACGATCAAACTATCAATTTTATGGCTAAAGAAGGAAGAGGCCTTATTTGTGCACCAATGTCTAAAGATATTGCAGAAAGATTAGAATTAGTACAAATGGTGGAAGAAAATTCAGATGTTTATGGAACTCAATTTACTGTGAGTGTCGACCATATTGATACTACAACTGGTATTAGCGCGTTTGAACGTACATTAACTGCTAAAAAACTTATAGATCCAAGTAGTATTGCAAGTGATTTTAATCGTCCTGGCCATTTGTTTCCTCTAGTAGCTAAAGATAAAGGTGTATTAGCAAGAAATGGTCATACTGAAGCGGCTGTCGACTTAGCAAGGCTTACTGGTGCCAAACCAGCTGGAGTTATTTGTGAAATAATGAATGATGACGGCACAATGGCTAAAGGTCAGGATTTACAACTATTTAAAGAAAAGCATCAACTGAAAATGATAACAATTGAAGATTTAGTTGAATATCGTCAAAAATTAGAACCAGAAATTGAATTTAAAGCGAAAGTGAAAATGCCTACAGACTTTGGAACTTTTGATATGTATGGTTTTAAAGCCACTTATACAGATGAGGAAATCGTGGTACTTTCTAAAGGTACAATTCGACAACATGAAAATGTTCGTTTGCATTCAGCTTGTCTTACAGGTGATATTTTCCATAGTCAGCGATGTGATTGTGGTGCGCAACTTGAAGCATCTATGAAATATATTAATGACAATGGTGGTATGATTATTTATTTACCACAAGAAGGTCGAGGCATAGGTTTATTAAATAAATTACGTGCATATGAATTAATAGAACAAGGATATGATACTGTAACTGCGAATTTAGCTTTAGGTTTTGATGAAGATTTACGAGATTATCATATTGCGGCACAAATTTTAAAATATTTTAAAATTGAACAAATTAGTTTATTAAGTAATAATCCAAGCAAATTTGAAGGTTTAAAGCAATATGGTATTAATATTGCAGAAAGAATCGAAGTCATTGTGCCTGAAACGGTACATAACCATGATTATATGGAAACAAAAAAATTAAAGATGGGTCATTTGATTTAG
- a CDS encoding proline dehydrogenase produces MALLKNFFIGLSNNSFFNNAAKKVGPRMGANKVVAGNTIPQLINTIEHLNDKNIAVTVDNLGEFVGTVEESNHAKEQILTIMDALHQHGVNAHMSVKLSQLGAEFDLELAYQNLREILLKANSYNNMHINIDTEKYASLQQIVQVLDRLKGEFRNVGTVIQAYLYDSPELVDKYQDLRLRLVKGAYKENESIAFQSKEDVDANYIKIIEQRLLNARNFTSIATHDHQIINHVKQFMKKHNIEKDRMEFQMLYGFRSELAEQIANEGYNFTIYVPYGDDWFAYFMRRLAERPQNLSLAVKEFVKPAALKKVGIIASIGATIMLGVSSIKKLCRK; encoded by the coding sequence ATGGCACTATTAAAGAATTTTTTTATCGGATTATCTAATAATAGTTTTTTTAACAACGCAGCTAAAAAAGTTGGACCTCGTATGGGTGCAAATAAAGTCGTTGCCGGCAATACAATTCCACAATTAATCAATACAATTGAACACTTAAATGATAAAAACATTGCTGTTACTGTTGACAATTTAGGGGAATTTGTTGGAACAGTGGAAGAAAGCAATCATGCTAAAGAACAAATCTTAACGATTATGGACGCACTTCACCAACATGGTGTCAATGCACATATGTCTGTTAAGCTAAGCCAATTAGGAGCTGAATTTGATTTAGAATTAGCTTATCAAAATTTAAGAGAAATTTTACTTAAAGCAAATAGTTACAATAACATGCACATTAATATTGATACTGAAAAATATGCTAGTTTACAGCAAATAGTTCAAGTTCTTGACCGATTAAAAGGTGAATTTAGAAATGTTGGAACAGTTATCCAAGCTTATCTATATGATAGTCCAGAACTTGTTGATAAATACCAAGATTTACGTTTGCGTTTAGTTAAAGGGGCTTATAAAGAAAATGAGTCTATCGCTTTTCAATCTAAAGAAGATGTAGATGCAAACTATATTAAAATTATTGAGCAACGTTTATTAAATGCGCGTAATTTTACATCTATTGCGACTCATGATCATCAAATTATCAATCATGTGAAACAATTTATGAAAAAGCATAATATCGAAAAAGATCGTATGGAATTCCAAATGCTTTATGGTTTTAGATCAGAATTAGCTGAACAAATTGCGAATGAAGGATATAACTTTACGATTTATGTACCATACGGTGATGATTGGTTTGCATATTTCATGAGAAGATTAGCAGAGCGACCACAAAACTTATCATTAGCCGTTAAAGAATTTGTAAAACCAGCTGCATTAAAGAAAGTCGGAATTATTGCAAGTATTGGTGCTACGATAATGTTGGGTGTATCTTCAATCAAAAAATTATGTCGTAAATAA
- the leuS gene encoding leucine--tRNA ligase: MLNYNHNQIEKKWQDYWDENKTFKTNDNLGQKKFYALDMFPYPSGAGLHVGHPEGYTATDIISRYKRMQGYNVLHPMGWDAFGLPAEQYALDTGNDPREFTKKNIQTFKRQIKELGFSYDWDREVNTTDPEYYKWTQWIFIQLYNKGLAYVDEVAVNWCPALGTVLSNEEVIDGVSERGGHPVYRKPMKQWVLKITEYADQLLADLDDLDWPESLKDMQRNWIGRSEGAKVSFDVKDIDDKVEVFTTRPDTIYGASFLVLSPEHALVDLITTDEYKEKVKAYQTEASKKSDLERTDLAKDKSGVFTGAYAINPLSGEKLPIWIADYVLSTYGTGAIMAVPAHDERDYEFAKKYELPIIEVIEGGNVEEAAYTGEGKHINSGELNGLENEEAITKAIQLLEQKGAGEKKVNYKLRDWLFSRQRYWGEPIPVIHWEDGTMTTVPEEELPLLLPETDEIKPSGTGESPLANIDSFVNVVDEKTGMKGRRETNTMPQWAGSCWYYLRYIDPKNENMLADPEKLKHWLPVDLYIGGVEHAVLHLLYARFWHKVLYDLGIVPTKEPFQKLFNQGMILGEGNEKMSKSKGNVINPDDIVQSHGADTLRLYEMFMGPLDAAIAWSENGLDGSRRFLDRVWRLMVNEDGSLSSKIVTTNNKSLDKVYNQTVKKVTEDFETLGFNTAISQLMVFINECYKVDEVYKPYIEGFVKMLAPIAPHIGEELWSKLGHEESITYQPWPTYDESLLVDDEVEIVVQVNGKLRAKIKIAKDTSKEEMQEIALSNDNVKASIEGKDIMKVIAVPQKLVNIVAK; the protein is encoded by the coding sequence GTGTTGAATTACAATCACAATCAAATTGAAAAGAAATGGCAAGATTATTGGGACGAAAATAAAACATTTAAAACGAATGATAACTTAGGTCAAAAGAAATTTTATGCGTTAGACATGTTTCCATATCCTTCTGGTGCGGGCTTACATGTTGGACATCCTGAAGGTTACACAGCAACGGATATCATTTCGAGATATAAGAGAATGCAAGGATATAATGTATTACATCCAATGGGATGGGATGCATTCGGATTGCCAGCTGAACAATATGCGTTAGATACAGGGAATGATCCTCGTGAGTTTACAAAGAAAAATATTCAAACATTCAAGCGTCAAATTAAAGAATTAGGATTTAGTTATGATTGGGATCGCGAAGTAAATACAACTGATCCAGAATATTATAAATGGACGCAATGGATTTTTATTCAGTTATACAATAAAGGATTGGCCTATGTTGATGAAGTTGCTGTTAATTGGTGTCCTGCATTAGGAACAGTATTATCAAATGAAGAAGTCATAGATGGCGTATCTGAACGTGGCGGACACCCAGTTTATCGTAAACCAATGAAACAATGGGTGCTTAAAATTACAGAATATGCTGATCAATTATTGGCAGATTTAGACGATTTGGATTGGCCAGAATCTTTAAAAGATATGCAACGTAATTGGATTGGTCGTTCTGAAGGTGCTAAAGTATCTTTTGATGTGAAAGATATTGATGATAAAGTAGAAGTATTTACGACTAGACCAGATACAATCTATGGTGCTTCTTTCTTAGTTTTAAGTCCTGAACATGCGTTGGTTGATTTAATTACAACTGATGAATATAAAGAAAAAGTAAAAGCTTATCAAACAGAGGCCTCTAAAAAGTCAGACTTAGAGCGCACAGATTTAGCTAAAGATAAATCGGGTGTGTTTACTGGTGCTTATGCAATTAATCCGTTATCTGGTGAGAAATTGCCGATTTGGATTGCTGATTACGTATTATCAACTTATGGAACAGGTGCTATCATGGCTGTTCCAGCACATGATGAGAGAGACTATGAATTTGCTAAAAAGTATGAATTACCTATTATTGAAGTTATCGAGGGTGGCAACGTTGAAGAAGCGGCATACACTGGTGAAGGTAAACATATTAACTCTGGTGAACTTAATGGTCTTGAAAATGAAGAAGCGATCACTAAAGCCATTCAATTGTTAGAGCAAAAAGGTGCAGGAGAAAAGAAAGTAAATTATAAATTAAGAGACTGGTTATTTAGCCGTCAAAGATATTGGGGTGAACCAATCCCAGTAATTCATTGGGAAGATGGTACAATGACAACTGTTCCTGAAGAAGAGCTACCGTTGTTACTACCTGAAACAGATGAAATTAAGCCATCTGGTACAGGTGAATCACCATTAGCTAATATTGATTCATTTGTTAATGTAGTAGATGAAAAAACAGGTATGAAAGGACGTCGTGAGACAAATACGATGCCACAATGGGCAGGAAGCTGTTGGTACTATTTACGTTATATTGATCCTAAAAATGAAAATATGCTTGCAGATCCTGAAAAATTAAAGCATTGGTTACCGGTTGATTTATATATCGGGGGTGTCGAACACGCAGTTCTTCACTTATTATACGCAAGATTTTGGCATAAAGTACTTTATGATTTAGGCATTGTACCTACTAAAGAACCATTCCAAAAATTATTTAACCAAGGTATGATTTTAGGTGAAGGTAACGAAAAAATGAGTAAGTCTAAAGGAAATGTAATCAATCCTGATGATATCGTTCAATCTCATGGTGCAGATACATTACGCTTATATGAAATGTTTATGGGACCTTTAGATGCTGCTATTGCTTGGAGTGAAAATGGATTAGATGGTTCACGTCGTTTCTTAGATCGTGTATGGCGTTTAATGGTTAATGAAGACGGATCATTAAGTTCTAAAATAGTAACAACAAATAATAAGTCATTAGACAAAGTTTATAATCAAACAGTTAAAAAGGTAACAGAAGACTTTGAAACATTAGGATTTAATACTGCTATTAGTCAATTAATGGTATTTATTAACGAATGTTATAAAGTTGATGAAGTTTATAAACCTTACATTGAAGGTTTTGTGAAAATGTTAGCACCAATTGCGCCACATATAGGTGAAGAGTTATGGTCAAAATTAGGTCATGAAGAATCAATCACTTATCAACCATGGCCAACTTATGATGAATCATTACTTGTAGACGATGAAGTTGAAATAGTTGTTCAAGTTAATGGTAAATTAAGAGCTAAGATTAAAATTGCTAAAGATACTTCAAAAGAAGAAATGCAAGAAATTGCATTATCAAATGATAATGTCAAAGCAAGTATTGAAGGTAAAGACATCATGAAAGTCATCGCTGTTCCTCAAAAATTAGTCAATATAGTAGCTAAATAA
- a CDS encoding class I SAM-dependent methyltransferase, which translates to MKLERILPFSKTLIKQHTSSKSIVVDATCGNGNDTLFLAEQVPEGHVYGFDIQDLAIENTREKIKDFTNVTLIKDGHENVARYIQDKHKGHIDAAIFNLGYLPKGDKSIVTKPETTIQAINSLLTMLSIEGIIILVIYHGHSEGQIEKNEILEYLSTLDQKQAQVLQYKFLNQRNHAPFICAIEKLS; encoded by the coding sequence ATGAAATTAGAACGCATTCTCCCCTTTTCAAAAACACTCATTAAACAGCATACATCATCAAAAAGTATTGTTGTTGATGCTACATGTGGTAATGGCAATGATACTTTATTTTTAGCAGAACAGGTACCAGAAGGTCATGTTTATGGATTTGATATTCAAGATTTAGCTATAGAAAACACACGAGAAAAGATTAAAGATTTTACCAATGTTACTTTAATTAAAGACGGTCACGAAAATGTTGCAAGATATATACAAGATAAACATAAGGGTCATATTGATGCAGCTATTTTCAACTTAGGTTATTTGCCAAAAGGTGACAAATCTATCGTGACAAAACCTGAAACAACTATTCAAGCTATTAATTCTTTATTAACGATGCTGTCGATAGAAGGCATCATCATTTTAGTTATTTATCATGGTCATAGTGAAGGCCAAATTGAGAAAAATGAAATACTTGAATACTTAAGTACCTTAGACCAAAAACAAGCACAAGTTTTACAATATAAATTTCTAAACCAGCGAAATCATGCACCATTTATTTGTGCTATAGAAAAGCTTTCTTAA
- a CDS encoding alpha/beta hydrolase yields the protein MWKWEAENDAKGVVVIAHNILEHTGRYAYVITMLRRNGYHVIMGDLPGQGQTSRANKGQIENFQTYHESLLDWLKIANEYKIPTYVLGVGLGGLILLNLLEKVELPIEGMLLISPMLELQKNGKNRKDKLISNIGKISKDTRFNVGVEPKDLTRNLEIVEETENDGLMLKKATYHWYNTINETMKDTMSHIHDIQPLPTLLMYGTKDLIVDTRAIDEFKDKYQTPELYFKAWQGFYHEVHNEPERDEVMRYILTFLNNSVNTMGFIVEEEEIEEI from the coding sequence ATGTGGAAGTGGGAAGCTGAAAATGATGCAAAAGGCGTCGTTGTTATTGCTCATAATATATTAGAACATACAGGAAGATATGCATATGTTATTACGATGTTAAGACGAAATGGTTATCATGTGATAATGGGAGATTTACCAGGTCAAGGACAAACTTCTAGAGCGAATAAAGGTCAAATTGAAAATTTTCAAACATATCATGAAAGTTTGCTAGATTGGTTGAAAATCGCTAATGAATATAAGATTCCAACTTATGTTTTAGGCGTTGGACTTGGTGGTTTAATATTATTAAATTTACTTGAAAAAGTAGAATTACCTATTGAGGGCATGTTGTTGATATCGCCAATGCTAGAACTACAAAAAAATGGTAAAAATCGTAAAGATAAACTCATTTCAAATATAGGTAAAATCTCAAAAGATACACGTTTTAATGTTGGTGTAGAACCAAAAGATTTAACACGTAATTTAGAAATAGTAGAAGAAACTGAAAATGATGGATTAATGCTTAAAAAAGCGACTTATCATTGGTACAATACGATAAATGAAACAATGAAAGATACGATGTCTCATATCCATGACATTCAACCATTGCCAACACTACTTATGTATGGAACTAAAGATTTAATAGTTGATACAAGAGCGATTGATGAGTTTAAAGATAAATATCAAACACCGGAATTATATTTTAAAGCTTGGCAAGGTTTTTATCATGAAGTACATAATGAGCCAGAACGTGATGAAGTAATGCGTTATATTCTGACGTTTTTAAATAATAGTGTCAATACTATGGGCTTCATTGTTGAAGAAGAAGAAATCGAAGAAATTTAA
- a CDS encoding MFS transporter, whose amino-acid sequence MNIPKSVWWLVIGMALNITGSSFLWPLNTIYMKQELGKSLTVAGLVLMINSFGMVIGNLLGGSLFDKLGGYKTILIGTFTCLCSTTLLNFFHGWPWYAVWLVMLGFGGGMIIPAIYAMAGAVWPNGGRQTFNAIYLAQNIGVAVGAAMGGFVAEFSFNYIFLANLIMYIVFALVAVTQFNIEIKAKVKYPTHLDITGKKNKARFISLVLICAMFAICWVAYIQWESTIASFTQSINISMAQYSVLWTINGIMILVAQPLIKPILYLLKGNLKKQMFVGIVIFMLSFFVTSFAENFTIFVVGMIILTFGEMFVWPAVPTIANQLAPDGKQGQYQGFVNSAATVGKAFGPFLGGVLVDAFNMRMMFIGMMVLLVFALILLMVFKENNEQTKKIDA is encoded by the coding sequence ATGAATATACCTAAATCGGTCTGGTGGCTAGTAATTGGCATGGCTTTAAATATTACTGGTTCCAGTTTTTTGTGGCCTTTAAATACTATTTATATGAAACAAGAACTTGGAAAAAGTTTAACCGTTGCTGGTTTAGTCCTAATGATTAATTCATTTGGCATGGTTATTGGTAACTTATTAGGTGGTTCACTATTCGATAAATTAGGTGGATACAAAACGATATTAATAGGTACTTTCACGTGTCTTTGTAGTACAACACTACTGAATTTCTTTCATGGGTGGCCGTGGTATGCTGTGTGGCTAGTAATGCTTGGATTTGGTGGTGGAATGATTATTCCAGCTATTTATGCCATGGCGGGTGCAGTTTGGCCTAATGGTGGACGACAAACTTTTAATGCCATTTATTTAGCACAAAATATTGGTGTAGCTGTCGGTGCTGCAATGGGTGGGTTCGTTGCAGAATTTAGCTTTAACTATATTTTTCTAGCTAATCTCATTATGTATATTGTATTTGCGCTAGTAGCCGTTACGCAATTTAATATCGAAATTAAAGCAAAAGTTAAATATCCAACCCATTTAGATATTACGGGTAAAAAGAATAAAGCAAGATTTATATCATTAGTATTGATTTGTGCGATGTTTGCAATATGTTGGGTAGCATATATTCAATGGGAATCCACAATCGCATCATTTACACAATCAATCAATATATCGATGGCACAATATAGTGTTCTATGGACAATAAATGGAATCATGATTTTAGTTGCACAGCCACTAATCAAGCCTATACTATATTTATTAAAAGGTAATTTAAAGAAACAAATGTTTGTTGGCATTGTCATTTTTATGTTGTCGTTCTTTGTCACGAGCTTTGCCGAAAACTTTACAATATTTGTTGTCGGTATGATTATTTTAACCTTTGGAGAAATGTTTGTATGGCCAGCTGTTCCAACTATTGCAAATCAATTAGCGCCAGACGGTAAACAAGGTCAGTATCAAGGCTTTGTAAACTCAGCAGCTACAGTAGGAAAAGCCTTTGGACCATTTCTTGGCGGTGTGTTAGTAGATGCATTCAATATGCGTATGATGTTTATTGGCATGATGGTATTACTAGTCTTTGCGCTGATCTTATTAATGGTTTTTAAGGAAAATAATGAGCAAACTAAAAAAATAGATGCATAA
- the ribE gene encoding 6,7-dimethyl-8-ribityllumazine synthase has product MNFEGKLIGKDLKIAIVVSRFNDFITGRLLEGAKDTLIRHDVQDNNIDVAYVPGAFEIPLVAKKLAASGNYDAVITLGCVIRGATSHYDYVCNEVAKGVSKVNDQTDVPVIFGILTTESIEQAVERAGTKAGNKGAEAAVSAIEMANLLKVIN; this is encoded by the coding sequence ATGAATTTTGAAGGAAAATTAATTGGTAAAGATTTGAAAATAGCAATTGTAGTAAGTAGATTTAATGATTTTATTACTGGTAGATTACTAGAAGGCGCAAAAGATACGCTTATCCGTCACGATGTTCAAGATAATAATATAGATGTTGCATATGTACCAGGTGCATTTGAAATTCCATTAGTAGCTAAGAAACTTGCGGCTTCAGGGAACTACGATGCTGTTATTACTTTAGGTTGTGTGATACGTGGTGCGACATCACATTACGATTATGTATGTAATGAAGTTGCGAAAGGTGTATCTAAAGTTAATGATCAAACAGATGTACCAGTAATTTTTGGTATATTAACGACAGAAAGTATTGAGCAAGCAGTAGAAAGAGCTGGTACTAAAGCAGGTAATAAAGGTGCAGAAGCAGCTGTAAGTGCAATCGAAATGGCAAATTTATTAAAAGTAATTAATTAA
- a CDS encoding MarR family transcriptional regulator, with protein sequence MKKVNNDTVFGILQLETLLGDINSIFGEIESEYKMSREEILILLTLWQKGSMTLKEMDRFVEVKPYKRTRTYNNLVELEWIYKERPVDDERTVIIHFNEKLNQEKVALLNFISDAIASRATTMQNSLDAITAV encoded by the coding sequence ATGAAAAAAGTAAATAACGATACTGTATTTGGGATTTTGCAATTAGAAACATTGTTAGGTGACATTAACTCAATTTTTGGTGAAATTGAGAGTGAATATAAAATGTCTAGAGAAGAAATTTTAATTTTACTAACGTTATGGCAAAAGGGATCTATGACACTTAAAGAAATGGATCGATTTGTTGAGGTGAAACCTTATAAACGTACTAGAACTTATAATAATTTAGTTGAATTAGAATGGATTTACAAAGAAAGACCTGTAGATGATGAAAGAACAGTAATTATTCACTTCAATGAAAAGTTAAATCAAGAGAAAGTCGCATTATTGAATTTTATCAGTGACGCAATTGCGAGTAGAGCAACTACAATGCAAAATAGTTTAGATGCCATTACTGCAGTATAG
- the ribE gene encoding riboflavin synthase encodes MFTGIVEEIGVVKNVQIRQSVRTIEIEAHKIIEDMHIGDSISVNGACLTVIDFSATSFTVQVIKGTENKTYLADVKRQSEVNLERAMSGDGRFGGHFVLGHVDELGTISKINETTNAKIITIQCSNNIIEQLVKQGSITVDGVSLTIFEKHENAFDIHLIPETRRSTILASKKIGDYVHLETDVLFKYVENILNKNKDHLTADKLRAFGF; translated from the coding sequence ATGTTTACTGGCATCGTTGAAGAAATAGGTGTCGTTAAAAATGTACAAATTCGTCAATCTGTTAGAACAATTGAAATTGAAGCACATAAAATTATTGAAGATATGCATATTGGTGATTCGATTAGCGTGAATGGTGCATGTTTAACGGTTATTGATTTTAGTGCAACATCTTTTACTGTACAAGTAATTAAAGGTACTGAAAATAAAACCTATTTAGCAGATGTGAAACGACAGTCTGAAGTGAATCTAGAACGTGCAATGAGCGGTGACGGTAGGTTTGGTGGTCACTTTGTATTAGGACATGTCGATGAACTAGGAACAATTTCTAAAATAAACGAAACTACAAATGCCAAAATTATTACTATCCAATGTTCTAACAATATTATTGAACAATTAGTTAAACAAGGTTCAATAACTGTAGATGGTGTGAGCTTAACAATTTTCGAAAAGCATGAAAATGCATTTGATATTCATCTTATTCCCGAAACAAGACGTTCTACAATTTTAGCATCAAAAAAAATAGGTGATTACGTACATTTGGAAACGGATGTATTGTTTAAATATGTTGAAAATATTTTGAATAAAAATAAAGATCATTTAACTGCGGATAAATTAAGAGCATTTGGATTTTAG